CGAGATGGTAGAGGTTTTAACAAAGCTTAAAAATGAGTATGGTGTCATTGAGATTAAAGCTGAATATGAAAATGAGGGTAGTAGACAAGACGAACTCATGCGATTAAAAGATGTTGCCGGAAAAGTAAATTTACCGATTATTATCAAAATCGGAGGAGTTGAAGCAATTACCGATATTTATAATGCTATTACGCTGGGAGTATCAGGGATAATAGCTCCAATGGCAGAAACGAAGTTTGCTGTAAGTAAATTTGTCAATGCTGTGGATACATTTGTTGCTGAGGATAATCGTGAAGATATCGAGTTTGCATTCAATGTGGAAACTATTACCGCTTATAACAATATTGATGATATCTTAAGTCTTGAAAATATTAATTTACTCTCTGGTGTTACTATCGGTAGGGTAGATTTTACAGCATCCATGGAGAAAGACAGAAATTTTGCGGATAGTGATGAAATGCTTGAATATTGTACAAAAATATTTCAAAAATCGAGAGCAAAAGGTCTCAAATGTGGATTGGGCGGAGCAATATCTACTAATTCGTCTGAATTTATAAAATCACTGGTTTCACAAAATTTGATCGATAAATATGAAACTAGAAAAATTGTCTATAATAAAGATGCAATACATAACATTTCGGATGGTATTTTAGCGGGTGTTGAGTTTGAACTACTATGGCTTAAAAGCAAACGAAGATATTATCAACGTATTAAAAGTGAAGATGAAAAAAGAATTGAGATGTTGGAAAAACGTTTAGGGCAAAAATGAATATTTTTATTACCGGAGCTCACGGCTTTGTCGGTCGTAATTTAACCGAGTATCTTAGTCGTACATCCAAATACACATTATTTACCCCTAAAAGCAGTGAACTCAATCTATTGGATGAAAATGCAGTTGATGAATACGTTAGCAACCATAATATAGAGATTATCATACATGGTGCTAACCGAGGAGGCGGGCGCGATACTGCTGAGATAAATGATGTCGTTCATACGAATCTTCGGATGTTTTTTAATATCGCTAAACAATCCACAAAAGTAAAAAAGATTATTCACCTAGGAAGTGGTGCGGAGTACGGTAAACATAAACCGATAGTAGATGCTCTCGAAGTGGATGCTTTATTGGCATTGCCGCAGGATGATTATGGATTTTATAAATCTATCTGTGCCCGTTATATTGATAGATGTGACAATATTTATAATCTCCGTATTTTTGGAGCATACGGGAAATATGAGAACTATCGATTTAAATTTATCTCCAATGCCATCGTCAAAAATCTTTTAGGGCTTCCGATAGAGATTATGCAAAATGTCTATTTCGATTATATTGATATCGATGATATGGTGGCAATGATTAAGTATTTTATTGAGCATGATGGACAATATCGCACCTATAATATCTCCAAAGGGGAGAAAGTAGATTTAGTAACTTTGGCGCAAACGATCAATGAAGTGAGTGAATTTAAATCAGATATTACCGTTAAAAATTTGGGTTTAAATCTAGAATATACTTCATTAAACAATCGCATAATGAGTGAGTATCGTTTTCACTTATCAACACACAGGGAAACTATCACACGTCTGATGGATTACTATCGAGGTATATTGCCACAGATTGATGTGGATGAGATCAGAGGCGATGATTTAGCAAAAAAAATTGCTGTTGCAAAAAAATTATGAAACGATTTGTGAGTAAGCACGAACAAAAAATTCGTTATCTGATTGTGGGTGGATGGAATACTGTTTTTGGATACGGTGTATTCGCCGGCTTATACTTTTGGTTGGAGGGTTCTGTACATTATTTGGTGATTCTCGCTATAAGCTACATTCTTAGCATCACTAACGCATACGTAGGATATAAATTTTTTGTTTTTAAAACCAAAGGAAATATAGTTAGAGAATATTTTCGATTTTATGTTGTTTATGGAACAGCATTTCTTGTTAATTTGATTGTTCTCCCGTTTTTGGTTGAGGTAGGTGGATTAAATATGTATGTAGCTCAAGCTTTTGTAACTTTTCTGACAATTATTGGGAGTTATATAATGCACAAAAACTTTTCGTTTAAGGTATAACATGAAAATGACATGGGCAAACATAAAAATAGGTTATCTTTTAGTTGTTATGATAAATATTGTTTTTCTGATTCATTATACTGCGCTGTTAATCCATATAAAACTCCCAGATTACTATCGTTTTGAGGGAGTCGCATTACTCTTTAATGCTAATAAAAAACGGGAACTTTTAGAGTATATTTTGCATATCGTATTTTTAGGTTTATTCTTTTTTATGATCATTCAAAAAAACTCTTATTTGCAGCGCTATAAGTTGAAGATTATCAAAATATTAGCTCCAATAATTCGTCATAAAAAGTATTTTGCTGTATTAGTATTATCATGTATTATTGTTCCAATATTAATCATAATGATTGAGTTAAATCAAACGCAGAATGTATTAAAAATCAAACTTATATTTGAGATTGTTTTATTAAGCATATTAATAGGATTTCCTTTTCAAATTCAAAAAAAAATAAGTAGTTTAGGTAATAGTATCAAGAAGATAAATACGATATCTCTAATCAAATCATCATGGTTCTATAGTTTTATACTTTTTTTTGGTTTTTTACAACTAATATATATTTTTATAGACCCAATTTTTTTCAAAGCAAAAGTTACAAATGAGTTTTTTAATATTCCTGAAACTTCATATTTGCAACAAGATACAAATGCTATTGATAATACTATATTTTTCAATCAACATTTTTCTTCGGCTATAACGCATAAAACAGATGTGACAAGCGAGGCTTATTGTAATAATTGTATTTCAGGGGCTTTATCTGATTTAGGAATTTTACCGCCGTTAATGGATGATTACAATCTTTCTTTTAATGAATCATTAGTTTGTATAAATGGAATATTAGATTATAGTCAATTGAGTGAATCTGCTAAAATAAAGCTTTACCCATTGATTTTACAAAATCAAAATACAAATGAAGAATTAAAAATCAAAAACTATAGTAGTGAAGAAGAAAGTTTTTTAAATAAAAATGCGTATGAAATTAAATGGGGAATCTATAGTCGAGGATTTTT
The sequence above is drawn from the Sulfuricurvum sp. genome and encodes:
- a CDS encoding aldolase/citrate lyase family protein translates to MNIIEREMVEVLTKLKNEYGVIEIKAEYENEGSRQDELMRLKDVAGKVNLPIIIKIGGVEAITDIYNAITLGVSGIIAPMAETKFAVSKFVNAVDTFVAEDNREDIEFAFNVETITAYNNIDDILSLENINLLSGVTIGRVDFTASMEKDRNFADSDEMLEYCTKIFQKSRAKGLKCGLGGAISTNSSEFIKSLVSQNLIDKYETRKIVYNKDAIHNISDGILAGVEFELLWLKSKRRYYQRIKSEDEKRIEMLEKRLGQK
- a CDS encoding NAD(P)-dependent oxidoreductase; this translates as MNIFITGAHGFVGRNLTEYLSRTSKYTLFTPKSSELNLLDENAVDEYVSNHNIEIIIHGANRGGGRDTAEINDVVHTNLRMFFNIAKQSTKVKKIIHLGSGAEYGKHKPIVDALEVDALLALPQDDYGFYKSICARYIDRCDNIYNLRIFGAYGKYENYRFKFISNAIVKNLLGLPIEIMQNVYFDYIDIDDMVAMIKYFIEHDGQYRTYNISKGEKVDLVTLAQTINEVSEFKSDITVKNLGLNLEYTSLNNRIMSEYRFHLSTHRETITRLMDYYRGILPQIDVDEIRGDDLAKKIAVAKKL
- a CDS encoding GtrA family protein, producing MSKHEQKIRYLIVGGWNTVFGYGVFAGLYFWLEGSVHYLVILAISYILSITNAYVGYKFFVFKTKGNIVREYFRFYVVYGTAFLVNLIVLPFLVEVGGLNMYVAQAFVTFLTIIGSYIMHKNFSFKV